CGGCAACGCCCCCCTGCCCTCTCAGGAGGCCATCAAGAACCCGGACCGGTTGTTCCTGCCCGTTGAAGGCAACCTGACCAACGAGCCCATCGGCATCGCCATGCGCAAGGGAGATCCGGACCTGCTCAACTACGTGAACAGTTGGATCCTCCAGGTCACCGGCGAAGGTTGGATCCAAGATCGCTATACCTACTGGTTCACGACCATGGACTGGAAGGACCAGGTGGAATAACCGACCACGAAACACACTTCGGCTGGGCAACGGTTGTTGCCCAGCCCCTCTCTCTAAAAAAGCTCCATGACTTCCAAGCAGACCCGCTTCACCCCCCTGGACGCCGTCCTGATCCTGGCCATCGTCGCCTTTGCCGCGGTCTTCATCTGGCGCGTCCACGCCACCCTGGACTACCAGTGGCGCTGGCACCTGCTGGCCAATTACCTGCTGCGCTGGGATGAAACGGCCGACCGCTGGGTGCCCGGCCTGATCACCCAGGGGTTGCTGACCACGATCCGACTCAGCATCTGGACCATGCTCCTGGCCACGGTAATCGGCGTAATCATGGGTCTGGCCCGGTGCGGCAAGTCCCTGTTCCCTCGGATGGTCGGCTGGACCTACGTGGAGCTGGTCCGGAACATCCCGCCCCTGGTTCTGATCTTCATTTTCTACTTTTTCCTGGCGGACCAACTGATGACCCTGCTGGGCGTTGAAGCCATGCTCCGCAACCTCCCGGACTGGGGTAAGGAACTGTTGGCCTGGGTGGCCGTGCCCGTGGAGAGGATGCCCAACTTCCTGGCCGCCCTGCTCACCCTGGCCGTGTACCAAGGGGCCTACATCACCGAGCACGTCCGATCCGGAATCCAGTCCATCGAACGGGGCCAGCGCGAGGCCGCCTACGCCCTGGGCCTTTCTCCCTGGCAGCAGATGCGCCACGTAATCCTGCCCCAGGCGGTCTCCCGAATCGTCCCCCCGCTGTCCGGCCAGTTCATCGCCACCATCAAGGACACGGCCATCGTCTCGGTGATCAGCGTCCAGGAACTGACCTTCCAAGGCCTGGAACTGATGGCCTCCACCTACATGACCTTCGAGATCATGATCACCATCACCGCGCTCTACCTCCTCCTGACCCTCACCTTCTCCACCCTCGCCGGCCGCGTGGAACGCCGCCTGCGCCGGGCGTATGGGTGACGGGAAACTATAACCTATTGTACTGGGAGCAGGAGGGCGAAAATAAAGAAACAATTCCAGGTGTTGTCAATGGCCTGGAATTCTTGCCTTCGCTTGCGGTCACAGATGATTCTGACTATGTACATGACAAAATCAATAACGTTGATGGAGCTACGTCCATGACAGACTAAAATGGTACCGGTTCGTTGGACAGCCTAGCGACCATCAGCTACCGGGGAACTAAACAACCACCAGCTGTAAGCTGGTGGGTTTGATCCAGCGGACTGAAAGTCCAGCCTGGACCGGCAGGCTTCGCAGCCGGTTAGTACGTGCTTCTCATCAGCCACGTTACATAGTCGGGCCTCGGCAAGCATGATTACAAATCCGACGCGTTATTCACATGTAAAGCCATCCATGCCGTACACCGGCGTAAAGCCAAACCGCTAGATGAAAGCCGCCCGGCTGAAGCCGGGGGTTTTAACCTTGAACAGGGACGAATAAATCGAACGAGTTGTGTCTGGTGGGCAGACGGAAGACCGATAGTACCGCATTTTTAACTATTAGAGAAGGGGGGAAATGATTGCAAAGGTAGATAAATCAGAAAGAGAAATGTTTTGCACAAATTGTGGTCAAATTGGCATACCTACAAGAAAAGGTCACTTTTTGATCGAGATTATTTTATGGTGTTTCTCAATTTTCTTTTTTCTTCCCATGATCGTTGTTGCAATAATATATTCTGTATGGAGAATAACATCTGGTCCAAAGATTGTAAGTTCTGTGGAACATCAAGACCGATTCCTAAAGACTCTCCTGTTGCTCAAAAAATCATCAACGACTAAAGACACAAAAATATATAAATTTAGGAACATCTGTCATGCCTAGATTTGAAATAATTGGAACTGGCAAAGAAACAGGAAGAAAGCGTAAACGAATATACTTTGCTTTTGATGAACATATAGCTAGAAAAAATGCTGAAGACGATGGAACTGTTGTCGAAGAAATCAAATTGTTGCCATATAATCCACCAACAGAGCAGCAAATAGAATTGGCAGCAAAACACAACATTGATATATCAAGCGGAACAAATGAAAATGATGTTGCTGATATAATAAATGCAAAATTTAAAAATGAAATTTTATCTAAAAAAGAAGATAAAGATATAGCAAGATTTTTTAATATTGAAGTTACAGAGTTTATTGGAGAAGATACGCTTTACAGTAAAATAAAAAACGCATTGTCTAAACCAGGATATGAAAAAGAACTGGTTTTGTTTTTTGCATATTGTGTTTATCGTGACTATATAAGAGGGTCATCTATGGCAACAACAATTTCATTAAATGATCCTGCAATAGAATATGTCGCCAGGAAACTACATACAAACAGCAAGGTTGTTAATTCTATTAAAAAATATGATGGTAATTTTTTGAAATACTTCGGGGAAAAGACATCTAATGAAGGATACACAAAGAACTATGGCAGCAAGAGAACAGAAGCATACAAATCGGTTATTGAGCTTCTCAAAGAAAAAGCAATGTTGCCGGGAAGGTCAACAAATGAACCAATAATTACCAAGAAAGATTTAAATGTATCTCCAATGAAACCAAGCAATACAACCAAGAGAAAGAAATTATCGACCATCGAGATTGTTTCAATTGTCGTTGTGGCAGTGGTCTTGCTTTACATCTTCTCCAGGTAAAAAAATATAGATTTAACTGCGACCATGGCCCCATGACCGAATATCCAGCCACATTAAGGAGGGCGTGTATGCGGAGAATAATATTATTGGTCGTACTGAGTTTGACCGCCATGTACGCCTATGCGGAGCCAGAGTGCGAATTTGACAAGAGGCTTTCCGGAATGTACATTTACAAGTGCAGCGTTGGGTCAACAAAAATAACACAAACACCCATCCATGCCACGGAAATTCCCAGGACAACAGTTAGACAAGTTCAACGGCCCGCGCAGCGACAGGCTCAAGAGACAACTAGGCAATTAACTGGACCACAAAAAAATGCTGTTAGATCCGCGAAGGCATATCTTAATTTTAGTGGTTTTTCGCGGGAAGGGCTTATTAATCAACTTTCATCAGATGCAGGGGATGGTTATAGCGTTGCAGATGCTACAGCAGCAGTAGATAGCTTGAACATTGATTTTAACGAATAAGCGGTAAAATCTGCGAAAAATTACCTCAAAATGATGGGTTTCTCGTGCAAAGGACTCATTCAGCAACTTTCATCAAGCGCTGGTGACAAATACACAGAGAGCCAAGCAAGGTACGGTGCCCAAAAAGCGGGAGCTTGTAATTAATAGCGCTGAACAAAAGACCCAAAGCCCTTTCGGAGAAATCCGGGAAGGCTTTTCTTTTGACGCAGCCATTCTCACAAACGAAGGTTTTTAAGAATGTCAAAAATCGCCTTCACCATCCAC
This genomic window from Desulfonatronum sp. SC1 contains:
- a CDS encoding amino acid ABC transporter permease; translation: MTSKQTRFTPLDAVLILAIVAFAAVFIWRVHATLDYQWRWHLLANYLLRWDETADRWVPGLITQGLLTTIRLSIWTMLLATVIGVIMGLARCGKSLFPRMVGWTYVELVRNIPPLVLIFIFYFFLADQLMTLLGVEAMLRNLPDWGKELLAWVAVPVERMPNFLAALLTLAVYQGAYITEHVRSGIQSIERGQREAAYALGLSPWQQMRHVILPQAVSRIVPPLSGQFIATIKDTAIVSVISVQELTFQGLELMASTYMTFEIMITITALYLLLTLTFSTLAGRVERRLRRAYG
- a CDS encoding Ltp family lipoprotein, with amino-acid sequence MRRIILLVVLSLTAMYAYAEPECEFDKRLSGMYIYKCSVGSTKITQTPIHATEIPRTTVRQVQRPAQRQAQETTRQLTGPQKNAVRSAKAYLNFSGFSREGLINQLSSDAGDGYSVADATAAVDSLNIDFNE